One part of the Rutidosis leptorrhynchoides isolate AG116_Rl617_1_P2 chromosome 1, CSIRO_AGI_Rlap_v1, whole genome shotgun sequence genome encodes these proteins:
- the LOC139843948 gene encoding F-box/kelch-repeat protein At3g06240-like, with protein MLGSCNGLVLLYDNINLCLVIVNPTTGKTLKVPKSGGGCNDAYGFGYDSSTDDYKVISFYRMSFPNSDGYFVSVYSLRNNSWRILPNCPYKQYVYHRQQGVLLNNILHFVARNKHSTMTIVAFSLADEEFHEIELPDSFECSLHSFRCLRCSYTCCNVFALGGDLVAVRCDRHFYELWVMEEYRVPKSWTKLCIFENDMDLAFELFAQVSNQDLLLGNNEAQEIFIYNMDERRCKSVAIEGCPEGDLVYNSYVESLESLERFGSILVIEAKVFSLILCMEDKLATIARGSHLFGSISIFLSTPFQFLTDEGCLCIKWQKPKLATRDQMSGLQEAS; from the exons ATGCTAGGGTCTTGCAACGGGCTTGTTTTACTCTATGATAATATTAACCTCTGTTTAGTAATAGTAAATCCAACCACAGGGAAGACGTTGAAAGTTCCAAAATCTGGTGGAGGCTGTAATGATGCATATGGCTTTGGTTATGATTCTTCTACGGATGATTATAAAGTTATCTCCTTTTATCGTATGAGCTTTCCTAATTCTGATGGCTATTTTGTAAGCGTATATAGTTTACGTAACAATTCATGGCGCATATTGCCTAATTGCCCTTACAAACAATATGTATATCATCGACAACAAGGGGTACTCTTAAACAATATTCTTCATTTTGTAGCAAGAAACAAACACTCAACAATGACTATTGTTGCTTTTAGTTTAGCTGATGAAGAATTTCATGAAATCGAGTTACCGGATTCATTTGAGTGTTCCCTGCATTCATTCAGGTGTTTACGGTGTTCATATACGTGTTGCAATGTCTTTGCTCTTGGCGGTGACTTAGTTGCTGTTCGATGTGATCGTCACTTTTATGAATTGTGGGTGATGGAGGAGTATCGGGTTCCTAAGTCTTGGACGAAACTTTGTATCTTTGAAAACGACATGGATCTAGCTTTTGAATTATTTGCTCAGGTAAGCAATCAGGATCTTTTGTTGGGTAATAATGAGGCGCAGGAAATTTTTATATACAATATGGATGAACGAAGATGCAAAAGTGTAGCAATTGAAGGCTGTCCAGAAGGAGACCTGGTTTATAATTCGTATGTTGAAAGCCTTGAATCACTTGAACGTTTTG GCTCCATTTTAGTTATTGAAGCTAAAGTATTTAGTTTGATTCTTTGTATGGAGGATAAATTGGCTACAAT AGCAAGAGGCTCTCATTTGTTTGGATCG ATTTCCATCTTTCTCTCAACACCTTTTCAGTTCTTGACTGATGAGGGATGCCTTTGTATTAAGTGGCAGAAACCAAAGCTAGCTACCCGCGATCAGATGTCAG GCCTTCAGGAAGCCAGCTGA